The Equus przewalskii isolate Varuska chromosome 5, EquPr2, whole genome shotgun sequence genome window below encodes:
- the RPL37A gene encoding large ribosomal subunit protein eL43 isoform X1 codes for MAKRTKKVGIVGKYGTRYGASLRKMVKKIEISQHAKYTCSFCGKTKMKRRAVGIWHCGSCMKTVAGGAWTYNTTSAVTVKSAIRRLKELKDQ; via the exons ATG GCCAAACGCACCAAGAAGGTCGGGATCGTCGGCAAGTACGGCACGCGGTATGGCGCCTCCCTGAGGAAGATGGTGAAGAAGATTGAGATCAGCCAGCACGCCAAGTACACGTGCTCCTTCTGCGGGAAG ACGAAGATGAAGCGGCGCGCGGTGGGCATCTGGCACTGCGGCTCCTGCATGAAGACGGTGGCCGGCGGCGCCTGGACCTACAA CACCACTTCTGCCGTCACAGTAAAGTCCGCCATCAGAAGACTGAAGGAATTGAAAGACCAGTAG
- the RPL37A gene encoding large ribosomal subunit protein eL43 isoform X2, with protein MAKRTKKVGIVGKYGTRYGASLRKMVKKIEISQHAKYTCSFCGKHHFCRHSKVRHQKTEGIERPVEAPPFETLLGL; from the exons ATG GCCAAACGCACCAAGAAGGTCGGGATCGTCGGCAAGTACGGCACGCGGTATGGCGCCTCCCTGAGGAAGATGGTGAAGAAGATTGAGATCAGCCAGCACGCCAAGTACACGTGCTCCTTCTGCGGGAAG CACCACTTCTGCCGTCACAGTAAAGTCCGCCATCAGAAGACTGAAGGAATTGAAAGACCAGTAGAAGCTCCGCCATTTGAGACATTGCTGGGCCTGTAA